In one window of Camelina sativa cultivar DH55 chromosome 15, Cs, whole genome shotgun sequence DNA:
- the LOC104747979 gene encoding pentatricopeptide repeat-containing protein At3g03580: MTRVSSSSFISRALSSSSNLSELRRAHALVICLGLDSSDFFAGKLIDKYSQFREPASSLSVFRRVSPAKNVYLWNSIIRAFCKNGLFPKALEFYGKLRESKVSPDKYTFPSVIKACAGLFDAKMGDLVYEQILEMGFESDLYVGNALVDMYARMGLLGRARQVFDEMPVRDLVSWNSLISGYSSHGYYEEALDGYNELRKWWIVPDSFTVSSVLPAFGNLLVVKQGQGLHGFALKSGVNSVVVVNNGLLAMYLKFSRPTDARRVFDEMVVRDSISYNTIICGYLNLEMYEESVRFFLENLDQFKPDMLTASSVLRACGHLRDLRLAKYVHEHVLRAGFVLDTTVKNILIDVYAKCGDMITARDVFKGLECKDTVSWNSIINGYIQNGDLLEAMRLFKLMMMIMEEQADHVTYLMLISVSTRLADLKFGKGLHSNVTKSGISFDLSVGNALIDMYAKCGEVGDSLKVFNSMGTRDTVTWNTVISACVRFGDFATGLQVTTQMRKSEAVPDMATFLVTLPMCASLAAKRLGKEIHCCLLRFGYESELRIGNALIEMYSKCGCLESSFRVFERMSRRDVVTWTGIIYAYGMYGEGEKALEAFVEMEKSGIVPDSVVFIAIIYACSHSGLVEEGLACFEKMKTHYKIDPMLEHYACVVDLLSRSQKISKAEEFIQAMPIKPDASIWASVLRACRTSGDMETAERVSRRIIELNPDDPGYSILASNAYAALRKWDKVSLIRKSLNDKLIKKNPGYSWIEICKKVHVFRAGDTSAPQSEAIHKSLEILYSLMAKEGYVPDSRDVSQNLQEEEEKRRLICGHSERLAIAFGLLNTEPGTPLQVMKNLRVCGDCHEVTKLISKIVGREILVRDANRFHLFKDGTCSCKDRW, translated from the coding sequence ATGACTAGAGTGTCATCATCGTCTTTCATCTCGAGAGCTCTTTCATCGTCATCTAACCTCAGTGAGCTTCGTCGAGCCCACGCCCTTGTGATCTGTCTCGGTCTTGACAGCTCCGACTTCTTTGCCGGCAAGCTTATCGACAAGTATTCTCAATTTCGTGAACCTGCCTCTTCCCTCTCTGTTTTCCGGCGAGTTTCTCCGGCCAAAAATGTCTACCTCTGGAATTCAATCATCAGAGCGTTCTGTAAGAATGGTTTGTTCCCTAAAGCCCTCGAGTTTTACGGGAAACTCCGGGAATCCAAGGTTTCTCCTGATAAGTACACGTTTCCTTCGGTTATCAAAGCCTGCGCGGGATTGTTCGATGCAAAGATGGGAGATTTGGTTTATGAACAGATTCTGGAGATGGGTTTTGAATCTGATTTGTATGTTGGCAATGCACTTGTGGATATGTATGCTAGAATGGGATTGTTGGGTAGAGCACGAcaagtgttcgatgaaatgcctgtGAGAGATCTTGTGTCTTGGAACAGTTTGATTTCTGGGTATAGTTCTCATGGTTACTACGAGGAAGCCTTGGATGGTTATAATGAGTTGAGGAAGTGGTGGATTGTGCCAGATTCTTTCACGGTTTCAAGTGTTTTGCCTGCCTTTGGGAATTTGCTGGTTGTCAAACAAGGACAGGGACTTCATGGTTTTGCTCTCAAGTCAGGTGTTAACTCTGTTGTGGTGGTTAACAACGGACTACTTGCAATGTACTTGAAATTTAGCAGACCAACAGATGCAAGACGAGTTTTTGATgagatggttgttcgagattccaTTAGTTACAATACTATAATCTGCGGATATCTCAACTtagagatgtatgaagaatctgtgaggttttttttggaaaatttagaTCAGTTCAAGCCAGATATGTTAACAGCTAGTTCTGTTCTTCGTGCCTGTGGACACTTACGGGACTTGCGCTTAGCAAAGTACGTTCATGAGCATGTGTTGAGAGCTGGCTTTGTGCTTGACACTActgttaaaaacattttaattgatgtgtatGCAAAGTGTGGTGACATGATCACTGCAAGAGATGTTTTCAAAGGCTTGGAATGTAAGGATACTGTTTCGTGGAACTCGATAATCAATGGATATATACAAAACGGAGATCTTTTGGAAGCCATGAGACTCTTtaagttgatgatgatgatcatggaAGAGCAAGCGGATCACGTCACTTATTTGATGCTTATATCTGTCTCCACGCGTCTTGCAGACTTGAAATTTGGGAAAGGGCTACACTCGAACGTGACAAAATCTGGAATTAGTTTCGATCTTTCTGTTGGTAATGCGTTGATTGATATGTATGCAAAGTGCGGGGAAGTAGGAGATTCACTGAAGGTATTCAATAGTATGGGAACTCGGGATACGGTGACTTGGAACACGGTTATTTCAGCCTGTGTTCGTTTTGGGGATTTCGCAACTGGTTTGCAGGTAACTACTCAAATGAGGAAGAGTGAAGCGGTGCCTGATATGGCTACTTTCTTAGTTACATTGCCTATGTGTGCTTCACTTGCTGCAAAACGACTAGGCAAGGAGATCCATTGTTGTCTGTTAAGGTTTGGATATGAATCTGAGTTGCGAATAGGGAATGCACTAATTGAAATGTACTCAAAATGTGGTTGTTTGGAGAGTTCCTTTAGAGTCTTTGAACGTATGAGTAGAAGAGATGTTGTAACATGGACAGGGATAATCTATGCATATGGAATGTATGGTGAGGGTGAGAAAGCTCTTGAAGCTTTTGTTGAAATGGAAAAATCTGGTATTGTTCCCGATAGTGTTGTCTTCATTGCCATCATCTATGCTTGCAGCCACTCTGGTTTGGTAGAAGAAGGCTTGGCTTGCTTCGAGAAGATGAAAACTCACTACAAAATTGACCCTATGTTGGAACATTATGCGTGTGTAGTTGATTTGCTGTCACGGTCTCAGAAGATTTCGAAAGCCGAAGAATTTATCCAAGCAATGCCGATAAAACCTGATGCGAGCATATGGGCATCTGTGCTAAGAGCTTGTCGAACAAGTGGGGATATGGAAACCGCAGAAAGAGTGTCTAGGAGGATCATTGAACTGAATCCGGATGATCCAGGTTACTCGATTCTAGCATCAAACGCGTATGCAGCGTTAAGAAAATGGGACAAAGTGAGCCTAATCCGCAAATCGTTGAATGATAAACTCATCAAGAAGAATCCGGGATATAGCTGGATCGAAATCTGTAAAAAAGTTCACGTGTTCCGTGCAGGAGATACTTCAGCACCTCAGTCGGAAGCCATCCATAAGTCACTAGAGATACTTTACAGTTTAATGGCTAAAGAAGGGTATGTACCCGATTCACGGGATGTGTCGCAGAAtctacaggaagaagaagagaagagacgtTTGATCTGTGGGCACAGTGAGAGACTAGCGATTGCGTTTGGACTGTTGAACACAGAACCAGGGACGCCGTTGCAAGTGATGAAGAACCTTCGTGTCTGTGGTGATTGTCATGAAGTCACAAAGCTGATATCGAAGATCGTGGGACGTGAGATATTAGTGCGGGATGCTAATCGGTTTCATCTCTTCAAAGACGGCACTTGTAGCTGCAAAGATCGGTGGTGA